A region of Vitis riparia cultivar Riparia Gloire de Montpellier isolate 1030 chromosome 1, EGFV_Vit.rip_1.0, whole genome shotgun sequence DNA encodes the following proteins:
- the LOC117916364 gene encoding uncharacterized protein LOC117916364, whose amino-acid sequence MLHQIKRPLFAIGSMLSFVAKNFTVSCSSLSGTLAMKLPECPRLQQWEQLLCALTEETPHVEAFKGKWAVIGAKLARLPTQLTQLAESPNSESQLASELVEAVSQTLSDALSLARKCRNPNLVDGKLRTQSDIDAVTAKLHQHISDLDLLARTGALEESSGSVSSRREWVRVEARNLMTRLQIGSAELRNSAMESLLRLLNEDDKNVLIVVAQGVVPILTRLLDSACPEMKAKAVSAISRVSVVDSCKHVLIAEGLQLINQLIRVLESRSGFAKEKACIALQALSFSKENARAIGCRGGIGALLEICEAGTPCSQAYAAGVLRNLAGFNEIYPNFIEENAVPVLIGLAGSGTFVAQENAIGCLCNLVSEDQSMRLLVAREGGVECLKTFWDSAPSVYSLEVAVGLLKNLASCRTVAEAIVSEDFFGKLKGVLSCGAVGVRIAAAGAVHELGFSSRTRKEMGEAGFIPHLVMMLEAKAVEEKEMAAKALSSLMLYSGNRRIFTKQEKGIECAVQLLDPLQNVDKKYAISVLASIGNSKKCRKQIIAAGACAYLQKLIEMEIDGAKKLYESLDGNSNIWGLFGRTK is encoded by the coding sequence ATGCTGCACCAGATTAAACGCCCTCTCTTTGCTATAGGGTCCATGCTCTCTTTTGTTGCCAAAAACTTCACTGTCTCTTGTTCTTCTCTCTCTGGAACCCTAGCTATGAAATTACCGGAATGCCCTCGTCTTCAACAATGGGAGCAGCTTCTCTGTGCTCTAACGGAGGAGACTCCTCACGTGGAAGCCTTCAAGGGAAAATGGGCTGTGATCGGAGCCAAACTCGCTCGTCTCCCGACTCAACTCACCCAGCTCGCTGAGTCACCGAACTCAGAGAGTCAGCTCGCATCGGAGCTGGTTGAAGCCGTTTCTCAGACCTTGTCCGACGCACTCTCCCTTGCCCGGAAGTGCCGGAATCCTAATCTAGTAGACGGGAAACTCAGAACCCAGAGCGATATCGATGCTGTAACGGCGAAGCTGCATCAGCACATAAGCGATCTCGACCTCCTGGCTCGCACCGGAGCTCTCGAGGAGAGCTCCGGCTCGGTGAGTTCGAGGAGGGAGTGGGTCCGAGTTGAAGCGAGGAACTTGATGACCCGGTTGCAAATCGGGAGTGCGGAGTTGAGGAACTCGGCGATGGAGTCATTGTTGAGGTTGTTGAATGAGGACGACAAGAACGTGTTGATCGTTGTGGCCCAGGGCGTGGTTCCGATTCTGACTCGGTTGCTCGACTCGGCGTGCCCGGAGATGAAGGCGAAAGCAGTGTCGGCGATTTCTAGGGTTTCGGTTGTGGATAGTTGCAAGCATGTGTTGATTGCAGAAGGGCTTCAGCTGATAAACCAATTGATTAGGGTTTTAGAATCAAGAAGTGGGTTTGCTAAGGAAAAAGCTTGTATTGCTCTGCAAGCTCTCAGCTTTTCCAAAGAGAACGCCAGAGCAATCGGGTGTAGAGGTGGGATTGGAGCTCTCTTGGAGATTTGTGAGGCCGGAACCCCTTGTTCACAGGCGTATGCGGCCGGGGTTTTAAGAAATCTTGCTGGGTTCAATGAAATTTACCCAAATTTCATTGAGGAGAATGCTGTTCCTGTGCTTATAGGGCTTGCAGGTTCAGGGACCTTTGTGGCACAGGAGAATGCAATTGGGTGTTTGTGTAACTTGGTTTCAGAGGACCAGAGCATGAGGCTTTTGGTTGCCAGAGAAGGTGGGGTTGAATGCTTGAAGACTTTCTGGGACTCAGCCCCATCGGTTTATAGTCTTGAAGTTGCTGTTGGGTTGCTGAAGAACTTGGCCTCATGTAGGACAGTTGCAGAGGCCATTGTTTCTGAGGATTTCTTTGGTAAACTCAAAGGGGTGTTGAGTTGTGGAGCTGTGGGAGTGAGAATTGCTGCTGCTGGGGCAGTGCATGAGCTGGGTTTCAGCTCAAGAACCCGGAAAGAGATGGGAGAAGCTGGATTCATACCACATTTGGTCATGATGTTGGAGGCCAAGGCTGTTGAGGAGAAGGAGATGGCTGCAAAGGCATTGTCATCTCTCATGCTTTATTCTGGCAACAGAAGAATTTTCACCAAGCAAGAGAAAGGGATAGAGTGTGCAGTTCAGCTTCTTGATCCCCTGCAGAATGTGGATAAGAAATATGCGATTTCTGTTTTGGCTTCAATTGGGAATTCAAAAAAGTGTCGAAAACAAATCATAGCTGCAGGGGCTTGTGCTTACTTGCAGAAACTCATTGAAATGGAAATTGACGGGGCTAAGAAGCTTTATGAAAGCCTGGATGGGAATAGCAACATCTGGGGTCTATTTGGTAGAACAAAATGA
- the LOC117916373 gene encoding GSH-induced LITAF domain protein, translating to MAKKEEEPVMGIPYPVVYHPNQNPYQAGVIPPNAFVGDPKGVPIQQTIFRDTPAPFNCVYCGSSGVTTVKSKPSLAAVVGCMMPMMLGICFLCPSMDCLWHKYHYCPSCKEKVADFEKSDPCVVMDPPQWTQQSFALPASY from the exons ATGGCGAAGAAAGAGGAAGAACCAGTGATGGGGATCCCCTACCCGGTGGTCTACCATCCTAACCAGAACCCCTACCAGGCAGGTGTCATTCCGCCGAACGCCTTCGTCGGCGATCCAAAGGGCGTTCCGATTCAGCAGACCATTTTCCGAGACACTCCCGCTCCTTTCAACTGCGTCTACTGCGGCAGCTCCGGCGTTACCACCGTAAA GTCGAAACCAAGCCTGGCAGCTGTTGTCGGTTGTATGATGCCGATGATGCTTGGAATTTGCTTTCTTTGTCCTTCAATGGACTGCCTCTGGCATAAATATCATTATTGCCCAAGCTGcaaagaaaag GTTGCCGATTTTGAGAAATCAGATCCCTGCGTAGTGATGGATCCTCCACAATGGACACAGCAGAGCTTTGCATTGCCTGCATCATATTGA
- the LOC117925257 gene encoding zinc finger protein CONSTANS-LIKE 14-like, with translation MVSPKPSNGERVPCDFCSGQIAVLYCRADSAKLCLFCDQHVHSANALSRKHLRSQICDNCSSEPVSVRCNTDNMVLCQECDWDAHGSCSVSAAHDRKPVEGFSGCPSAVQLSSIWGLDIEEKKAPPPPPSMAVDSWGYKSNTLTFQDLMVPNGNAVAFPDALGGEVSKRQSPSCGKHKQVIFKQLVELFRRDLLAGNGGGGGRVGDDEDDGGGGVCGGGENLVTGWQGNVGESIGIENGGVLDVDHQALEQQTPFTSLLMLPNRATTGGEILWDNNPSDQSTQIWDFHLGRSRGHEECGLLEAEYGVNDAGFVIKSYSEFMKETSFTNTKVVGEMYDINYSMTHEDITSFNNNSNNPTASQGAATSESNNLPIARPSSGSAFAKPKSFSGSKDIELTEQSILMRGESGRTAATTKADLEQLAQNRGNAMLRYKEKKKTRRYDKHIRYESRKARADTRKRVKGRFVKATEAPDG, from the exons ATGGTGAGCCCCAAACCCAGTAATGGTGAGAGGGTGCCCTGCGATTTCTGCAGTGGGCAGATTGCGGTTCTGTACTGCAGAGCTGACTCCGCGAAGCTCTGCTTGTTCTGCGACCAGCACGTTCACTCAGCGAACGCCCTCTCTCGCAAGCATCTGCGTTCTCAGATCTGCGATAACTGCAGTTCAGAGCCCGTTTCAGTCCGGTGCAATACGGACAATATGGTGCTATGCCAAGAGTGCGATTGGGACGCCCACGGGAGCTGCTCTGTGTCCGCCGCACACGATCGGAAGCCGGTGGAGGGTTTCTCTGGCTGCCCCTCGGCGGTGCAGCTCTCCTCCATCTGGGGTCTCGATATCGAGGAGAAGAAGGCCCCGCCGCCGCCGCCGTCCATGGCGGTGGATTCGTGGGGGTATAAGTCCAATACATTGACATTTCAAGACTTAATGGTGCCGAACGGGAATGCGGTGGCCTTTCCGGATGCATTAGGTGGCGAGGTGTCGAAGAGGCAGAGCCCGAGCTGTGGGAAGCACaaacaagtgatattcaaacaGTTGGTGGAGTTGTTCAGGAGGGATTTACTGGCTGGCAATGGCGGTGGCGGTGGCAGAGTCggtgatgatgaagatgatggtgGCGGTGGCGTCTGCGGAGGTGGTGAAAATTTGGTTACGGGTTGGCAGGGGAATGTAGGGGAATCTATTGGTATAGAAAATGGTGGAGTATTGGATGTTGATCATCAGGCATTGGAGCAGCAAACACCATTCACATCTTTGCTTATGTTACCAAATCGCGCCACCACCGGCGGAGAGATTTTGTGGGATAATAATCCCAGTGATCAAAGCACTCAG ATATGGGATTTTCATTTAGGACGGTCAAGGGGTCATGAAGAATGTGGTCTATTAGAAGCCGAATATGGTGTTAATGATGCAGGATTCGTAATCAAGAGTTACAGTGAGTTTATGAAAGAAACATCATTCACAAATACGAAGGTGGTGGGGGAAATGTATGATATAAATTACTCCATGACACATGAAGATATCACATCATTTAAT AATAACTCAAATAACCCAACAGCGAGCCAGGGGGCCGCAACTTCTGAGAGCAACAACTTACCTATTGCACGGCCGTCATCAGGTTCAGCTTTTGCTAAACCTAAAAGCTTTAGTGGATCGAAGGACATTGAGTTAACAGAACAATCTATTCTTATGAGAGGTGAAAGTGGAAGAACAGCAGCAACGACGAAGGCGGATTTGGAGCAGCTGGCACAGAATAGAGGTAATGCCATGCTACGTtacaaggaaaagaagaaaactagAAG ATATGATAAGCATATACGGTATGAGTCAAGGAAGGCAAGGGCTGATACTAGGAAGCGAGTGAAGGGTCGGTTTGTGAAGGCTACTGAAGCTCCGGATGGTTGA